In one window of Meiothermus sp. DNA:
- the murA gene encoding UDP-N-acetylglucosamine 1-carboxyvinyltransferase: MDRTLIIRGGIPLSGDLRIFPAKNSALKLMAASILTAEPVTLAEVPRLRDIDVLLELLGHLGTRHAWEGRTLHLHTPEIRSTQAPFELVSKMRASFNVLGALAARAGEGTVPLPGGCNFAERPVDQHIKALRGLGFEVSTEITEQGVAYTVRRHKPASGRVVYDLPTLGGTEQALMAAALGGEAVLVNTPQEPEIVDLCNFLTMMGAEIKGIGSSILHIKGKPSLRGGRYSVIPDRIEAGTYLFAAAATRGSITLTNVEPFHMDAVLDKLIQSGHSVTTGKDWIRLESTAHPQPFNLEAREYPGFITDLQPPAAAYLATVHGTSLVSDRVYPDRFTHASELARMGADVTLKDRTLIIQGRQLTGAAVEARDIRAGGGLIIAALAAEGESHIAGMQYIERGYDDIENRLRSLGAQVGVQVPELALAAD, from the coding sequence ATGGATCGAACCCTTATTATTCGCGGTGGAATCCCCCTCAGCGGGGATCTACGAATTTTTCCGGCTAAGAATTCTGCACTCAAGCTCATGGCGGCCAGCATCCTTACCGCCGAACCCGTGACCCTCGCCGAGGTTCCGCGCCTGCGGGACATCGACGTTTTACTCGAGCTCCTGGGCCACCTGGGCACCCGCCACGCCTGGGAGGGCCGCACCCTGCATCTGCACACCCCCGAAATCCGCTCCACGCAGGCGCCCTTCGAGCTGGTGAGCAAGATGCGGGCCAGCTTCAACGTGCTGGGGGCGCTGGCCGCCCGGGCCGGGGAAGGCACCGTGCCGCTGCCGGGGGGCTGCAACTTCGCCGAGCGTCCGGTAGACCAGCACATCAAAGCCCTGCGCGGCCTGGGTTTCGAGGTCTCCACCGAGATTACCGAACAAGGGGTGGCCTATACCGTGCGCCGCCACAAGCCCGCCTCGGGCCGGGTGGTCTACGACCTGCCCACCCTGGGCGGCACCGAGCAAGCCCTGATGGCCGCAGCCCTGGGCGGCGAGGCCGTTTTGGTCAATACCCCGCAGGAGCCCGAGATTGTAGACCTGTGCAACTTCCTGACCATGATGGGCGCCGAAATCAAGGGGATTGGCAGCAGCATCCTGCACATCAAGGGCAAGCCCAGCCTACGGGGGGGACGCTACAGTGTCATCCCCGACCGCATCGAAGCAGGCACTTACCTGTTTGCAGCGGCGGCCACCCGGGGCTCGATTACCCTGACGAATGTGGAGCCTTTCCACATGGACGCGGTGCTGGATAAGCTCATTCAGTCGGGCCACTCCGTCACCACCGGCAAGGACTGGATTCGCCTCGAGTCCACCGCACACCCCCAGCCCTTCAACCTCGAGGCCCGCGAATACCCCGGCTTCATCACCGACCTGCAGCCCCCTGCCGCGGCCTATCTGGCTACCGTACATGGCACCTCGCTGGTTTCGGACCGGGTCTACCCCGACCGCTTTACCCACGCCAGCGAGCTGGCCCGCATGGGAGCCGATGTCACCCTCAAAGACCGCACCCTGATTATTCAGGGGCGCCAGCTTACGGGTGCCGCCGTGGAGGCCCGCGATATTCGCGCCGGTGGAGGCCTGATAATCGCCGCCCTGGCCGCCGAGGGCGAGAGCCATATCGCCGGTATGCAGTACATCGAGCGTGGATACGACGACATCGAAAACCGCCTGCGGAGCCTTGGCGCCCAGGTAGGGGTACAGGTGCCCGAGCTGGCTTTGGCCGCGGACTGA
- a CDS encoding transcriptional regulator, translating to MPKKEKKRLQVVISDDQDALLTKLAYELSSPEQLVSKSEVVRLAIEKLADGMEEGQQKAQLKELLKRLEAEEE from the coding sequence ATGCCCAAAAAGGAAAAAAAGCGTTTGCAGGTGGTCATCAGCGATGATCAGGATGCGCTCCTGACCAAGCTGGCCTACGAGCTTTCCAGCCCCGAGCAACTTGTATCCAAGTCGGAGGTGGTGCGCCTGGCCATTGAAAAACTGGCCGATGGGATGGAAGAGGGTCAGCAAAAAGCGCAGCTCAAGGAGCTTCTGAAGCGGCTCGAGGCCGAGGAAGAGTAA
- a CDS encoding response regulator transcription factor, which produces MAPVRKVHSGVPTLELHGLALVRDLDGLQAHLVLDAPWGFALRESEAWPRPVLVLTGNPCPHYLRDLLEHDPDGLIVTPVGPEGVREALQLVAEGHKIRHLPELGPDPLCPREREILRLVAHGLTNIELANHFGLRAKTVKNYVSNILDKLGLKSRVEAALYYFGVHPCFTSGANRT; this is translated from the coding sequence ATGGCGCCGGTGCGAAAGGTGCATAGCGGGGTGCCCACGCTCGAGCTGCACGGCCTGGCGTTGGTGCGTGACCTTGATGGCCTGCAGGCCCATCTTGTCCTCGACGCGCCCTGGGGTTTTGCCCTTCGGGAATCAGAAGCCTGGCCCCGCCCGGTGCTGGTGCTCACCGGCAACCCCTGCCCCCACTACCTGCGCGACCTTTTGGAGCACGACCCCGACGGCCTGATTGTCACCCCGGTGGGGCCCGAGGGGGTCAGGGAGGCTCTGCAGCTCGTGGCGGAGGGCCACAAAATTCGCCACCTTCCCGAACTTGGTCCAGACCCCCTGTGCCCCCGCGAACGGGAAATTCTTCGTCTGGTAGCTCACGGACTGACCAACATCGAACTGGCGAACCATTTTGGGCTCAGGGCCAAAACGGTCAAGAACTATGTGAGCAACATTTTGGATAAGCTGGGACTTAAAAGTCGGGTTGAAGCAGCGCTTTACTACTTTGGGGTACACCCCTGTTTTACATCTGGAGCAAACAGGACATAG
- the prfB gene encoding peptide chain release factor 2 (programmed frameshift), translated as MDLQTLQHRLEALRGYLDIAGKEARLAELEQQINDPHLWDDPAHARKVSQESARLRRVVEGFKRLESDLQGLLELWPELMAEEREQMQPELERAGRELEDLYHQTLLSFPYAENAAIVTIKPGAGGTEACDWAQMLYRMYTRFAERHGFTLELIDLEPGAEAGIDYAQFIVRGENAFGLMSPEAGVHRLVRPSPFNAQGKRQTSFAAVEVMPEVDESVDIQIAPEDLRIDVMRSQGKGGQGVNTTDSAVRVVHLPTGIIVKCQVTRSQQKNKEMAMNILRSKLFEIEYKKKQEEMARLKGEARPIEWGSQIRSYVLDKQYIKDHRTGEMRHDPENVLDGDLESLIWAGLEWKAGRRETVASAEEE; from the exons ATGGATTTGCAGACCCTCCAACACCGACTCGAGGCCCTTCGGGGGTATCTT GACATCGCCGGTAAGGAAGCCCGGCTAGCCGAACTCGAGCAACAAATCAACGATCCCCACCTCTGGGACGACCCGGCCCACGCCCGCAAGGTTTCGCAGGAGTCGGCCCGGCTGCGCAGGGTGGTGGAGGGGTTTAAGCGCCTGGAGTCCGACCTGCAGGGGCTTCTGGAACTCTGGCCGGAGCTTATGGCCGAAGAGCGGGAGCAGATGCAGCCCGAACTCGAGCGGGCCGGGCGCGAGCTCGAGGACCTCTACCACCAGACCCTGCTCTCCTTCCCCTACGCCGAAAACGCCGCCATTGTAACCATCAAGCCGGGCGCTGGGGGCACCGAGGCCTGCGACTGGGCCCAGATGCTCTACCGCATGTACACCCGCTTCGCCGAGCGCCACGGCTTTACCCTGGAGCTGATTGACCTGGAGCCGGGGGCCGAGGCCGGTATCGATTACGCGCAGTTCATCGTGCGGGGCGAGAACGCCTTTGGACTGATGTCCCCCGAGGCCGGGGTACACCGTCTGGTGCGGCCCTCCCCTTTCAACGCCCAGGGCAAGCGCCAGACCAGCTTTGCCGCGGTAGAGGTCATGCCTGAGGTAGACGAATCGGTGGATATCCAGATCGCCCCCGAAGACCTGCGCATAGACGTAATGCGCTCGCAGGGCAAGGGCGGCCAGGGTGTGAACACCACCGACTCGGCGGTGCGGGTAGTACACCTGCCCACCGGCATTATTGTGAAGTGCCAGGTGACCCGCAGCCAGCAAAAAAACAAAGAGATGGCCATGAACATCCTGCGCTCCAAGCTTTTCGAGATTGAGTACAAGAAAAAGCAGGAAGAAATGGCCCGGCTCAAGGGCGAGGCCCGCCCCATCGAGTGGGGCAGCCAGATTCGCAGCTACGTGCTGGATAAGCAGTACATCAAGGATCACCGCACCGGCGAGATGCGCCACGACCCCGAGAACGTGCTGGACGGCGACCTGGAAAGCCTGATCTGGGCGGGGCTCGAGTGGAAAGCTGGTAGAAGAGAAACCGTGGCCAGTGCCGAGGAAGAATAA